The DNA segment AGTTAATAAATTAACAAAGTGTTTTTTATGAGCATAACTTAATTTTAAAGTTTAAAATATACAAATAATCAATATTTTATATTATTATTTTATTTACAAAGAAGTTATGAATTTCTATATAAAAATGAAGAGACCAGCTAGTAAAAATCAATAGGTTTTAGAAAGAAATTTAAAATTTTTTTATGTTGTAAAAAAGGGTATAGCAAACAAACCCAATTAAGAGCCAAACTTTGAAAATTTAATATGGTTAATAGCTATTTCCAAGTATAGTGCAAGACTTTAAGCAGCTTTATGAATGTTTTGATATTGTAGTTTGTGTTCATCAGGTGTCTTTAATACAAAAGGCTTATTATCTCTTAGAACAGCAAATACAATATCTGAAATCTTGTGCATAATTGCTCCAAGAGCTACTTTTTTAGGTTTCGATTCCTTCTTTTTCTGGTAATAATCATAAAGTACAGGATTTATTGCTGTGCCATTTCTTTTAACCCTTACAGAAGCTAAAGCAATGACATAGAGAACACGCCTGGCAATTTTAGAACCTCTTTTGGACATTTTATTGTCAGTACCTTTAAAATGGCCAGATTCATTAACAGAAGGATCCACACCAAAATATGCAAAAAGCTGCTTAGGCTTTCTAAATGCTGAAAAATCGCCTATTTCACACATAAGAGTAACCGCTGATAGAAAACCAACACCAGGTATAGAATCGAGGTAATAAATTTGCTGTACAAATTTCTCAGACTTATTTTCATCCACAAAAGCCTTGATTTTAGATAATATTAGATTAATCTTTTTATCAAATTCTTCTATGAAATAAATATACACTTTTAGTACGTCATAGACAGAAGGTAAATTATACCTGAAATTCAAAGCATTTTTAGCAGCTTTAAACAACTTATCATACTTAGCTTTAGCATAATTCAAGCCTTTTCTGGATGACGTTGAAATAAGCTTAACTATTTCATCAGTTTGAGCATTAATGACATCTTCTGGTGTTGGAAATCTTTTTAACAGAGAGATAGCTGCAATTCCAGTAACATCAGAGAAAACATTGCAAAAACCAGGGAAAACAATATGCAATTGAGCTTTAAGCTTATTCACATAAGAAGTATGATTATCGACAAGGCTATAGTACTCTCTGCATAAACATCTAAGATTTAAAATTAACTCAGCGGGCATAACAGAAACCTTAGTATCAGGCGAATAACCAGTAACAGCAATACGTTTTGCATCAAGTCTATCATTTTTCACTTTTCTTATACCAATATTTTTGTTAGAATTAGTAATGAGAGGATTAATAACAAAAACCTCAAATCCTAATTCTTTTAGGTGGCAGAAGAGTGGGAAATGGTAGATTCCCGTAGACTCCAGAAATATCTTAGATTTCATGGAGAATTGCTCTTCTGCCTTTTTAATTGACAGAGCAGCATTTTTAAGGGAATCAGCATTATCGTGATCAACCTTAAATGGCTTTTTAAACTCCCTTCCATCAGGTGTCAAGATGCAAAACCAGCTAAAATCAGCAGCGACATCAATACCGACACTAATATAATTAGGCAAAAAACTCATAAAATAACAACTCCTTTAAGTAAAAGTGAATAAGAATATCCATTCTATTTAGTGAGTAAACAACCTAGCATGTGACGCGGGTATCCCGAAAAGCCGGTCCCAACCAGCCAAAACATAAATCCTCACTAAATGGAATAATTAGCTATTTCACGGGTATAGACCGTAAGGATGATCTCCCAGGAGGTGATACATTTATCCTCTATTCAGAGAAGATTGTACACAAAGTTAAAGCTTAAGTCTATACCGGCTTAAAGGACATCCCAAATTATTTATTTAAAAGCGTCTTAAATGACTTTTAAGATGTGACATATAAAGTCATTTAAGACAAGATATGCATAATATGGGAGTTGGGCATTAGAATAAACCCGAACATAGAAAGGTCATATTAAATTATTGTTCGGTGTATTAACTCCCGATTTGATATAAATCATGTAACTTTGTTACAAATATATTATACTAGGAGGTAATCGAATGAATTATTATGAAGAAAGTTTAAGAATTCATGAGAGCAATGTAGGTAAATTAAATGTAATATCAAAAGTAAAGGTAGTGACAAGAGATGATTTAAGTCTTGTTTACACTCCTGGAGTTGCAGAGCCTTGCAAAAAAATTTATGAAAACGAAGAAAATGTATACAAATACACCTCGAAAGGACACATGGTAGCTGTAGTTACAGATGGTTCGGCTGTGTTAGGACTAGGGAATATAGGACCCAAAACTGCATTGCCTGTTATGGAAGGGAAATCTATTTTATTTAAAGAATTTGCAGGTATAGATGCATTTCCTATATGTTTAGATACTCAAAATGTTGATGAAATTGTTAAAGCTGTTAAACTTATAGCTCCAGGTTTTGGCGGGATTAATCTAGAAGATATTGGAGCTCCAAGGTGCTTTGAAATTGAAGAAAAACTAAAAAAGGAACTTGATATACCTGTATTTCATGACGATCAACATGGAACTGCAATAGTTGTTCTTGCAGGAATTATAAATGCTTTAAAGGTTGTTAATAAAAAGATAGAAGATATAAAGGTTGTTGTAAATGGTGCAGGTGCTGCAGGAACTGCTATAGCTAAGTTATTGCTCACTTCAGGAGTAAAAAATTTAATTGTATGTGATAAATCTGGTATTCTTTATAGAGGAATTGAAAATGTAGATGATACAAAGAAAGAACTTGCGAAGATTACCAATCCAGATAATATTAAGGGAACTTTGATAGATGCATTAGTAGGTGCTGATGTATTTATAGGAGTTTCGGCACCTGGGATTGTAACTCAAAGTATGGTAAAAACAATGAATAAAAATGCTATATTATTTGCCATGGCAAACCCCGTACCAGAAATTATGCCAGATGAGGCAAAAGCAGCTGGAGCGAAAATAATAGGTACAGGACGATCAGATTTTCCAAACCAAATTAATAATGTATTAGCATTTCCAGGAATATTTAGAGGTGCTTTGGATGTTAGGGCTAGAGAAATCAATGAAGAAATGAAAATAGCTGCAGCTTACGCTATAGCTTCAATGATAAAAGATAAAGACTTAAATGAAAATAATGTAATTCCAAATGCATTAGACAGAAATGTTGCTGTTAATGTTGCCGAAGCAGTAAAAAAAGCGGCAAGAGAAACCAAAGTATCAAGAATATAAAGCTAAAATTATGCTACTTAATGATAACTTAATTAATAGTTTAATAAATTAAATGGAGGGGTAAAAATGCAGATCCCAATTAAGAAAGTGATTGATAAAATTCCAGGCGGCATGATGATTGTTCCACTTTTTTTGGGAGTGTTAGTTAATACATTTTTTCCACAATTCCTGAAAATTGGTGGTTTTACAACAGCATTATTCGGACCACAAGCAGCATCAACTATTTTGGCTTGTTTTATGTTTTTAATGTCTGTATAATGGGGTTAAATCCCTCAGCTTAAGCTGAAACCTTTAGGTCAATAAAATAAATAATCACTTCTAGTAAAAAATAAACTAGAGGTGATAAATATGCAAAATTATAGAAAGTCGTCACATGCAACGTATGATCTAAAATATCATATAGTATGGATAACAAAATACAGAAAACCGATATTAGTTGGGAAAATAGCAGAAAGAACAAGGGAACTAATAAGAATGGTATGCAAAAATAATGAAGTAGAAATATTATCAGGACATGTATCAAAAGATCATATACATATACTAGTGTCGGCACCACCACATTTGTCAGTAAGTAAGCTGGTGCAATATATAAAGGGATATAGTTCGAGAAAGTTGCTAATGGAGAATAAGGAGCTTAACAAACAATTTTGGGGACAACATTTATGGGCACGAGGATATTTTGCAGCAAGTAGTGGCAATGTAACAGATGAAGTGATTATTGAATATATACAAAATCAAGACATAGAAGAAAATCAAAAGAATGATAATTTTACTTTAGGCGAGTTTTAAGCTGCTTAAGCGGCATATCCAACCCACCTGCTAAAGCAGGTGGTGGTTGAGTTGGTTCACAAATTGATTTTAAATTAGCACCAAAAGCTCTGAAAAAAGGTGCAATATTAATAGCTGGAAAATTTATTTTAGGTGCTGGTATTGGTATATTTGTTGGAAAAGTTTTTGGATCAGCTGGAATATTAGGTTTATCACCGTTAGCTGTTATTGCAGCATTAACAAATTCAAATGGCGGATTATATGCATCACTTGCTTCAGAGTATGGAGATGAAACTGATGTAGGTGCTTATGCTTTATTCTCTTTAAAAGATGGCCCATTTTTCACATTAGTTGCACTAGGTGCATCGGGGCTTGCACAAATTCCTATTAAGTCACTTGCTGCAGTTATAATTCCAATATTGATAGGGATGATTTTAGGAAATATTGATCCAGATATGAAAGCTTTCCTTGGAAGCAGTAAATTACTATTAATTCCTTTTTTCTCATTCCCATTAGGAGCAGGAATGGATCTTAGGACTATTATAAAAGCTGGAGGACCTGGTATATTATTGGGCGTAATAGCTGTATTTACAGGAATAGGCCCTTATGTTCTTCTTAAATTATTTAAAGAAGAACCATTGGTTGGTTTAGCAACAGGGTCAACTGCGGGAAATGCTGTGGCTACACCATCTGTTGTTGAATCATTAGATCCAACATTTGCCGCAGTAGCAGCAAGCGCTACTGCGCAAGTTGCAGCGGCGTGTGTAATATCTGCTATGATTTGTCCATTTGTTGTTTCTTATGTTTTTAAGCTTAGAGATAATAAAATAAAAAAATTAAGCAGCAAAACTGTTACATAAAATTACAGAACTTAAATATATTTAAATTAAAATTAATAAAACAAATAAAAGCTTAATTTTTATATGCTAAAAAATATAATGCCTCATTTGTCTTGACAGATGGGGCATTGTGCTATAATATCAAAAAATAAGGAGAATTACATTAAAAGTACTTAAAAATATAAGACATTAATTCTTTTAAAATTTTAAAAGTATTTTAAATTGTAGCTTTTTGTTTTAATTACATGCAAATTTAAATTAGATTTGTATGTAATTAAATTGAGGGGATGCGCATGAAAAAAACAATGAAACTACAAACAAAGATTATACTATTGGTTGCCACAGTAGTATTTATTTCTATATCTATAATTATTTCATTTGTGGTCTCATGGGCTACTGAAAATATTGAAAATAAAGTTAAAACTAATATTATGAATGTAGCTGAGATGATAGCACATTCTAAAGAAATAATAGCAGAGTTAAAAAATAAAGATCCGAATCGGGAAATTGAACTTTACGTTAATATGCAGCTTAAATATTTAAAGCAGGTTGATTATATAATTGTAGCAGATAGTAATGGCATTAGGTATTCTCATCCCAATCCTAAGATGTTAGGTAAAAAATTTGTTGGAGGCGATCAGTATGGAGTAGAAAAAGGTGAAACATATATTTCTGAGGCTACAGGAACACTTGGAAAGGCACTTAGAGCCTTCGTTCCAATATATGATGATGAGAATAAAAAAGAAATAGGCTTTGTTGCTGTAGGTACACTTACCCGTAATATTGAGAAAGCAAAGCATACGGCTATCTTATACATAATTTTAATTGGTTTAGGTGGACTTGTGGCAGGTATAATAGGAGCGCTTTTATTGGCCAATAACATAAAGAATACTTTGATGGGACTTGAGCCTGATGAAATGACAAAGCTTTATAACGAAAGGATGATAATTCTTAACACTATCCATGAAGGATTAATAGCAGTTGATTATATAGGTAAAATTACTCTTATAAATGATTCGGCATTGAAAATATTACACTTTGAAGATAGAATTAATGAGAATGATATTATTGGGAAAAACATAAATGAGTTTATTCCTAATACGCGTTTTATAAATGTATTAGAAACAGGTAAACCTGTATTTGAAGAAGAACAGAGAATAAACAATATAATAATAATAACTAATATAGTTCCTTTAGTTAAT comes from the Thermoanaerobacterium aotearoense genome and includes:
- a CDS encoding IS110 family transposase, producing MSFLPNYISVGIDVAADFSWFCILTPDGREFKKPFKVDHDNADSLKNAALSIKKAEEQFSMKSKIFLESTGIYHFPLFCHLKELGFEVFVINPLITNSNKNIGIRKVKNDRLDAKRIAVTGYSPDTKVSVMPAELILNLRCLCREYYSLVDNHTSYVNKLKAQLHIVFPGFCNVFSDVTGIAAISLLKRFPTPEDVINAQTDEIVKLISTSSRKGLNYAKAKYDKLFKAAKNALNFRYNLPSVYDVLKVYIYFIEEFDKKINLILSKIKAFVDENKSEKFVQQIYYLDSIPGVGFLSAVTLMCEIGDFSAFRKPKQLFAYFGVDPSVNESGHFKGTDNKMSKRGSKIARRVLYVIALASVRVKRNGTAINPVLYDYYQKKKESKPKKVALGAIMHKISDIVFAVLRDNKPFVLKTPDEHKLQYQNIHKAA
- a CDS encoding NAD(P)-dependent malic enzyme; protein product: MNYYEESLRIHESNVGKLNVISKVKVVTRDDLSLVYTPGVAEPCKKIYENEENVYKYTSKGHMVAVVTDGSAVLGLGNIGPKTALPVMEGKSILFKEFAGIDAFPICLDTQNVDEIVKAVKLIAPGFGGINLEDIGAPRCFEIEEKLKKELDIPVFHDDQHGTAIVVLAGIINALKVVNKKIEDIKVVVNGAGAAGTAIAKLLLTSGVKNLIVCDKSGILYRGIENVDDTKKELAKITNPDNIKGTLIDALVGADVFIGVSAPGIVTQSMVKTMNKNAILFAMANPVPEIMPDEAKAAGAKIIGTGRSDFPNQINNVLAFPGIFRGALDVRAREINEEMKIAAAYAIASMIKDKDLNENNVIPNALDRNVAVNVAEAVKKAARETKVSRI
- a CDS encoding 2-keto-3-deoxygluconate permease — encoded protein: MQIPIKKVIDKIPGGMMIVPLFLGVLVNTFFPQFLKIGGFTTALFGPQAASTILACFMFLMSV
- the tnpA gene encoding IS200/IS605 family transposase, coding for MQNYRKSSHATYDLKYHIVWITKYRKPILVGKIAERTRELIRMVCKNNEVEILSGHVSKDHIHILVSAPPHLSVSKLVQYIKGYSSRKLLMENKELNKQFWGQHLWARGYFAASSGNVTDEVIIEYIQNQDIEENQKNDNFTLGEF
- a CDS encoding 2-keto-3-deoxygluconate permease; this translates as MDFKLAPKALKKGAILIAGKFILGAGIGIFVGKVFGSAGILGLSPLAVIAALTNSNGGLYASLASEYGDETDVGAYALFSLKDGPFFTLVALGASGLAQIPIKSLAAVIIPILIGMILGNIDPDMKAFLGSSKLLLIPFFSFPLGAGMDLRTIIKAGGPGILLGVIAVFTGIGPYVLLKLFKEEPLVGLATGSTAGNAVATPSVVESLDPTFAAVAASATAQVAAACVISAMICPFVVSYVFKLRDNKIKKLSSKTVT
- a CDS encoding ATP-binding protein — encoded protein: MKKTMKLQTKIILLVATVVFISISIIISFVVSWATENIENKVKTNIMNVAEMIAHSKEIIAELKNKDPNREIELYVNMQLKYLKQVDYIIVADSNGIRYSHPNPKMLGKKFVGGDQYGVEKGETYISEATGTLGKALRAFVPIYDDENKKEIGFVAVGTLTRNIEKAKHTAILYIILIGLGGLVAGIIGALLLANNIKNTLMGLEPDEMTKLYNERMIILNTIHEGLIAVDYIGKITLINDSALKILHFEDRINENDIIGKNINEFIPNTRFINVLETGKPVFEEEQRINNIIIITNIVPLVNKGKVIGAIASFRDKTEVTKMAEELTGAKNMAWSLRAQNHEFMNKLHTISGLIQLGEYDKVLEFISDISKSRNNVSNILTDNIKNSSVSALLLSKYIKAEECRVKLKIDENSKLVKLPEYMTSEEIVSVLGNLIENSLDEVKNDGTGLIYVKIIQNEKFLNIIVKDNGGGIPVEYREKIYERGFSTKDGQRGYGMYIVKKIIDDFNGKIKLDVDNGTIWNITIPMTRSDKFD